One part of the Sorangiineae bacterium MSr11954 genome encodes these proteins:
- a CDS encoding tail fiber domain-containing protein, with product MMTMSDIWGETLDYGESMGETLDDEDEPSETLGESLDHGTAGETLDDDMARADGGLAPDERPRYPSPTPGATPSVQGIASTGQVVTPGNPSRYQAPRPGTDKRDLKYIYNPDAYQYGGKAGLAESEAARYGGYAQEARTQRGAFAEQYGQAMQQAQQARAQQMQGLQYLQNQIAGTGPSVAQQQMLQGLTAAQQQQASIAASARGGGANLAAAQAASANAAAGLQQNAVQQGALLRAQEQLAAMGQYGQLAGALRGGDYQAAQLQAAQQEAAAGQQSEYERMQQQLYTMQHGLMQAGEEQNLTREAAERGWTLANRQQSHEETKTWLGTAASVAGSVLGALIKSDARAKKEIRTADAEIDDALSRMRPYSFQYKEGHGDAGPQIGILAQELERSRAGRRVVVHEPGSGLRMLSVPKATGFTLAAVARLGERISELEKGTKHARK from the coding sequence ATGATGACGATGTCCGATATCTGGGGCGAGACGCTGGATTACGGCGAGTCGATGGGCGAAACGCTCGACGACGAGGACGAGCCGAGCGAAACCCTCGGCGAATCGCTCGACCACGGGACTGCCGGCGAGACACTCGACGACGACATGGCACGCGCCGACGGCGGGCTCGCGCCCGACGAGCGGCCTCGATACCCCAGTCCCACGCCCGGGGCGACACCGTCCGTACAGGGCATCGCATCGACCGGGCAGGTAGTCACGCCGGGCAATCCTTCCCGGTATCAGGCGCCTAGGCCCGGTACCGATAAGCGTGACCTGAAGTACATCTACAACCCGGACGCCTACCAATATGGCGGCAAAGCTGGCCTCGCCGAGAGCGAGGCGGCCCGTTACGGCGGCTATGCGCAGGAGGCCCGCACGCAGCGAGGCGCCTTCGCTGAGCAGTACGGGCAAGCTATGCAACAAGCGCAGCAGGCCCGCGCGCAGCAGATGCAGGGACTTCAGTACCTGCAGAACCAAATTGCGGGTACGGGACCGAGCGTCGCGCAGCAACAGATGCTCCAGGGGCTCACGGCGGCGCAGCAGCAGCAAGCATCGATTGCAGCGTCCGCGCGGGGCGGTGGTGCGAATCTCGCGGCTGCACAAGCGGCATCGGCGAATGCGGCCGCCGGCCTGCAACAGAACGCCGTCCAGCAAGGCGCGCTTCTGCGGGCGCAGGAGCAGCTTGCAGCAATGGGGCAGTATGGGCAATTGGCCGGCGCCCTTCGCGGTGGCGACTACCAGGCCGCGCAGCTCCAGGCGGCGCAGCAGGAGGCCGCGGCTGGGCAGCAGAGTGAGTACGAGCGAATGCAACAACAGCTCTACACGATGCAACACGGGTTGATGCAGGCGGGAGAAGAGCAGAACCTCACGCGCGAAGCCGCCGAGCGAGGGTGGACACTCGCGAACCGTCAGCAGTCACATGAGGAGACGAAGACGTGGCTTGGCACGGCGGCCTCCGTCGCAGGATCAGTCCTTGGAGCGCTCATTAAGTCGGACGCGCGCGCAAAGAAGGAGATCCGTACGGCGGACGCCGAAATCGACGACGCACTTTCGAGGATGCGGCCATATTCGTTCCAGTACAAGGAAGGCCACGGCGACGCAGGGCCCCAGATCGGTATCCTCGCTCAGGAGCTCGAACGGTCGCGCGCGGGCCGACGCGTCGTCGTGCACGAGCCGGGCTCGGGGCTCCGCATGCTCAGCGTGCCCAAAGCGACGGGCTTCACCCTCGCCGCCGTGGCTCGACTCGGGGAGCGCATTTCGGAGCTCGAGAAAGGGACGAAACATGCCCGCAAGTAG
- a CDS encoding peptidoglycan recognition protein family protein, with product MPGLILDGVAELVPGLECLSWHDDPALRLKIGEDGARRPPGTWIRALVLHTTRGIPGGTDRRQQKILPGLGPARGTARSVNSWWSTNGKSAGAHLVVDFDGAVACLADLVTEQAYHATSVNPHTIGIEIAQGSDAELYEGQLNAVVRLVDWLTERFSIPRQIPDRYRGPLPVLQHGGRDVVGVYGHRDQSAARGAGDPGDAVFEHLAAAGYERVDWSEAR from the coding sequence ATGCCTGGCTTGATCCTCGATGGCGTCGCCGAGCTCGTGCCGGGGCTCGAGTGCTTGTCGTGGCACGACGATCCCGCGCTGCGGCTCAAGATCGGCGAGGACGGCGCTCGGCGCCCGCCCGGGACTTGGATCCGGGCGCTCGTTCTCCACACCACGCGCGGCATCCCCGGCGGCACGGACCGTCGACAGCAGAAGATCTTACCCGGCCTCGGGCCTGCGCGAGGCACGGCGCGCTCGGTGAACTCGTGGTGGAGCACGAACGGCAAGAGCGCCGGCGCGCACCTGGTCGTCGACTTCGACGGGGCGGTGGCGTGTCTCGCCGATCTCGTGACCGAGCAGGCGTACCATGCGACGAGCGTGAACCCGCACACCATCGGGATCGAGATCGCGCAAGGCTCGGACGCGGAGCTGTACGAGGGACAGCTCAACGCCGTCGTGCGGCTTGTCGACTGGCTCACGGAGCGCTTTTCGATTCCGAGACAGATCCCGGACCGATACCGCGGACCGTTACCGGTCCTGCAACACGGCGGCCGCGACGTCGTCGGCGTCTACGGGCATCGAGACCAGAGCGCGGCACGCGGCGCGGGCGATCCTGGTGACGCGGTCTTCGAGCACCTGGCGGCGGCAGGTTACGAGCGCGTCGACTGGTCGGAGGCTCGTTGA
- a CDS encoding 3'-5' exoribonuclease → MKIFYDTEFHENGKTIDLISIGLVAEDGREYYAVSSEFDWQRAANDRWLAANVLSHLPTVMVGPDPNAHRVLDRSSHVVLARAAIAADVETFIRQTPQPELWAYYTAYDHVALAQLWGRMVDRPNAVPMFTRDIKQEAARLGVSSDDLPKQLSGEHHALADARHNQVMLAFLADRATR, encoded by the coding sequence ATGAAGATTTTTTACGACACGGAATTTCATGAGAACGGCAAGACCATCGACCTCATATCGATCGGTTTGGTCGCGGAAGACGGGCGCGAATACTATGCCGTCTCTTCGGAGTTCGATTGGCAGCGCGCGGCTAACGACCGATGGTTGGCCGCCAATGTACTGAGTCATTTGCCGACGGTGATGGTTGGCCCCGATCCCAACGCTCACCGGGTTCTCGACCGCTCGAGCCATGTGGTCTTGGCGCGCGCCGCAATCGCAGCAGATGTTGAGACGTTCATACGTCAGACGCCGCAACCCGAGCTCTGGGCCTATTACACGGCCTATGACCATGTGGCACTCGCCCAGCTTTGGGGGCGAATGGTCGACCGACCTAACGCGGTGCCGATGTTCACTCGCGATATCAAGCAGGAGGCGGCGCGACTCGGGGTATCGTCCGACGATCTGCCGAAACAGCTCTCGGGAGAGCACCACGCACTCGCCGATGCGCGGCATAACCAGGTGATGCTCGCGTTTCTAGCGGACCGAGCGACGCGATGA